In Anoplopoma fimbria isolate UVic2021 breed Golden Eagle Sablefish chromosome 15, Afim_UVic_2022, whole genome shotgun sequence, the genomic window TAGCCACTACTGACATCTCATTAAAAACGTGAGTAAAACTAATGACTGcttatatttaattttcaaaaagggtgtaatttatatttatttttatcttttatatcCTCCTGTTTGCTCTTCTGCTTTTCTCACCGTTGGCTCCCATTGGCCAAGCTGATCAATGTCCCTGATATAAACATGGTAATGGCCACCATAGCAGCCTCCTTTATGGATGATGACAGAGAACAGCTCGTAGGAGTAATCAGAGTCCTCTGCATCAGTCTGTAGGGAAGGAAGACATAAAAGTCAACTTATCAAGACATCTTAGTGTATGAAAGCCTTCCTGGATGATGTTAAGAGTAAGATCGAGAGCCaagaaaatagaacaaaaataacaacaattaagAAAAGTGATATTTAATGTGCCCGatcaaaaaagtgatatttaaatCTGACAGGTACCTCCTCACAAAATGGCCGTAGGTTGATGGTTAAGGGAAAACTGTAGCGTCCCGTCTCCTTGTATCGCTCACATTTGGCAAAGTCAAAGCTGAATCTCAGCAAGGACATGGTCATGAATGGAGGAAGCTTCTTCAGCTTGGCAgactgaaaaaaagcaaaataagtAAAGGAAAGGAAGGTGAGAAACAGCACAAACATGCAATATTTTTGAtgtgaaccaaaaaaaataataataatcaagagAAAGGAGAGTTTTAACATCTCTTAAGGTTCACTGTACTTTAacctttgttgttgtgttgacaGTCTGAAAGCTGGCACTGACCTTGGCAGCAGTGACCAGCCTGTCACACTTTGCACAGCGGTACAGGTTGTTGCcctcaaaaaactcttcctccacaAACATGTTCCACAAAGCCTCTTCCAGACCAAACACACCACTAACACACACCGTCAGGTCCAGGAAGTCCTCCTAAAGAAGGcccaaaaaacagaacagtttAATTAGTTATCTTTGTCTTAGCTTTGAGTCTCAAGATATATTCCACTAGGATATCTCCCATAATGTCTAAATCTTACGGagtcatattaaaaaaaaaaacatttccaatagtATCTAATAGACAGAAAAATAACTTCATAAATGGAGCCACGTCAAAGAGGCGGAGAAACCCTGTACATGTGGACACACCTGTCTCTGGCTGATGTTCCCACACTCTTTGCAAACAATGCTGTTGACAATGGTCCCATGATACAGCTGGTGGATAAATGTACTTCCAGTGGTGCCCACTAGAGAGTGCTCCAATGCACTGAATAGAATCCTGTTCAGCTCCTGCACATCATGCTGATTGGTTCcctgagagaaacaaaacacaagaaggTTCAAGTTAGGGACAAAAAGACATCAGCTGTGTCCCAGTTCCATTATATGAACTAATAGTATTACAGTATATTGCACTTATTATAGATAGGGTTCCCACTCTTCTCTAGAGATTGTTTTCCGGGACATTTTCAGTGATGATCCAGCTGGTATGATAGACAGGGATCGAGCCATAAACTGATATGTTCCtctctttttaatatttgaaatacatGTAGTCTATTGCTATAACTTATCTATGAAATCATCTCTAATGTGCTTAGAAATTATGACAAATTGATCATAAAacaggctgcacggtggtgtagtggttagcactgtcgcctcacagccagggttcaattcccgggctggacaaccttctgtgtggagtttgcatgttctccctgtgtcagcgtgggttctctccgggttctccggcttcctcccacagtccaaagacatgcagcttaggtgcattgaagactctaaactgcccgtaggtgtggatgtgagtgtgaatggttgtctgtctctatatgtcagccctgtgacagactggcgacctgtccaggtgaaccccgtccaggtgaaccccgtccaggtgaaccccgtccaggtgaaccctgtccaggtgaaccctgtccaggtgaaccctgccttcgcccattgacagctgagatcggctccagcacccctgcgacccttaactggataagcaggttacggaaaatggatggatggatggatgatcaTAAAACAATGTTATAATGAAAACTACCACAGCCAGCAGTGACCAATACTAACATTTGAAGGATAATTTCATGTGTTTCAGGCACTTCAGTATTAACCTGCATGTCTTACCCCGCAATATGACTTGGGGGTGTGTTCAGTGTTTCAACAACACTATTCAAAATACTCTCATACATTATCTACCATTTGAACGTCAATACGATCCTGAACATATATAGCCTTTTCGGATGGCAATGGTTTTTTTGAAAGCTCTGATAGATAGGCTTGCAGTTAATTATCTgctaaagaaaaatgtgagaatgttgaaatcattttccaggacatttcaccttttctctcattttccatGGCTTTTCTATGACTGGAAAATGTGTCTATTGTTCAGGTTTTCCAGGACACGTGAGAACCCTGAAAGATTGTTTTCTCCAATAACAGtacaaaaacaatccatttcactgaaacacaaaaagacttGCAAAGACTAACAAGGATGATTCTccgcttcttctttttttgactaGCCTTTATCAGCTTTCTATCAGCTCTAGATCCAGTTTAATACCATGATGGTATATACAGTCTTGACCGGGAAAAGGTGGTTATGCATGTCATGCGGCAAATGTTGTGAGTCTGTCTTTCAGACTGGAAGGAAAATCAATCAGTGAAATAAGAAGTGTAACCCgagcctctctctttcctttccacTGACAAAGATAATGGAAACAGACCTCGCTGCTGTTCCAGCCAAAACTGTTGGTGAGGTCTGCGGTGGAGGCGCTCTGCTGGTCCACCAACAGCAGTCCGGCAAACAGTTTTTGCAACTCCAGTGGGATCACTCTGACCTGGGGAGACGGAAAGTGAAACCATGTTACACTTCACATGTACACAAAGACATTACATCTGTTGCAACAGCTAAAAGCACTTTGCAACTTACTTTGGCCCCtggtttgtctttgtcttccaGACATCCTAATTCTGCTTCTCCCAAACTGAACAGCTCCTCTGTtgatagacacacacattacattacattacattacattacattagagtcatttagcagatgcttttctccaaagcgacttacagtcagtagtatgttacatatcattcacccattcacacactgatgacaggctaccatcaaggtgccaccatcagactctaactaacattcatcatcagtccacaccgatggccttcaggagcaacttggggttaagtgtcttgcccaaggacacatcgactgccgggtatcgaaccaccgaccctctgattggagaactactcCTCTGGTTGTGTACTCCACCTTcctgctccatctcctccatgtGTAAGGTGTCTTACCTCTGAACTCCGGGGTGAACAGCAGGCTCTGGAGCAGAGAGTTCAGGTAGCAGGTGCCCCCTTGGTTCTTTATGCCGCACAGCTTGCTTCTTCCCCGGGGTGGAGGAGGCTCGTCTCCCCCGGCTGCAGCTCTGaccctggaggaggaggaggaggaggagcagccttcctcctcctcctcctcgaacAGATTCCCAAACATGCTGTGTGAGGTTtactgtgtgttctgtgtctgCTCAGTAAAcctgtgggtctgtgtgtggcTGCTATCTCATCTTGGTCTTGCCGAGCTCTCTGTTGTCCGGGCTGCCTCTGGAAGAAGAAGACTTCACGGGGCTGAACATAGTGGACATGGAGTCAACACGTTCAACGAAATGACACCTGGAAGCAACCCCGTCCGACACCGAGGAGCAGCTGGTTCAGAGGGAATAAATAAACCAGCTGTAATGTTCAGCTCAATACCACTGCGAGGGGAAGATGTCCTCTTCTCACCGGAACTCTCACCACGTCTCTAAAGGAACAGTGTCTCACTGCAGCTCCTCACCGGCTGTTCCTCCTCCGTCTCAACACAGAGAGCTAACACCGTCAACACAGAGAGCTAACACCGTCAACACAGAGAGCTAACACCGTCAACACAGAGAGCTAACACCGTCAACACAGAGAGCTAACACCGTCAACACAGAGAGCTAACACCGTCAACACAAACACCGTCAACACAGAGAGCTAACACCGTCAACACAAACACCGTCAACACAGAGAGCTAACACCGTCAACACAGAGAGCTAACACCGTCAACACAGACACCGTCAACACAGAGAGCTAACACCGTCAACACAAACACCGTCAACACACACTCCGCCGCTGAGCTGCAGGCAGCCATGTTGCTTTCTGCGGAAGCGGGAgcggtgcattgtgggacttgtAGTGTGACGCTGGGTGACGCATAACCAATGACACATCATGAGTGATGTTTGTTTCTTATTCATGTAGTTCACTGCCGCTTTATGAGACAGCCATAAAACAATAATCGTTTATTGATAATTATCGCTACAGCAACAATAAttgtatcaataaaaaacacaagtctAGTCTTGTCTTATGGGACTTGTAGTCCTCTGGAGGAAGCATGGGAACATAATGATTTAAGGTTGTTGGTGTTTACCAAGTGATGAGATGAGCTCAGGGCCATGCATACCAACACAGAACCAGGTTTATTAGTCATAACACAGAGAACCAGAGGTTTATTAGTCATAACACAGAGAACCAGAGGTTTATTAGTCTAACATTAATGAATAAGAAGTGATGAGATTAGCTCAGGGCCATGCATACCAACACAGAGAACCAGGTTTATTAGTCTAACATTAATGAATAAGAAGGTTGCCACCCTACATGCTCCACATGAACTGAAGGCTAGCCAAAGCATGAATCACTTTGCAGATGAACATATTAAATATGGTTTATTGTAATttgattataattatattacaaATAATTCATGCAAAATGTGACTTTCCagttaatgttaatatatatcatcaatattaattgttttaacagAACAAGTGGAAATCTAACAGAACCTCAATCTCTGGagctatatttatttactttaatcacagcacacaaatatatattcccACACAAGTCTTGAACAAGTGACAATTGTGTAACACTtgttaaatcaataattaacGTAGCGCTTACGGTTGGTATTGTGGGGTAAATGTATGCAGGGTTGGTCATTATACCAAATAGCGACAAcccaaaaaatctgaaatgttcTAATTACATAACATCATtcttattaattttatttaactaATCTTTTCTGTAATTTCTTCTCTCCCTACATtactggggcggctgtggcacatgaggtagagcgcttgtcccgtaaccacaaggttggtggtttgaaccccggcctctacagtcaacatgccgaggtgtccctgAGCGAGACatctaacccccagttgctccccgggcgcttcagcccactgctcctccgggatggttaaatgcagagaattgtaatttccccattgtgggactaataaaggcttaattattattattattattatggtacAATTTCAACTCTTTCACAACTTTAAGAAAACCTAGGATATAATTCATGTGAAGAAATACTCAATCCTTTTAACATACACAGTTTATTTCTAGCCTAAAACAGTCATATTTTAAGATGTTTACTCAGAATCACAATCATAACCTTGTAAATTGAGAACAGGCACAGTGTGGTTAAGGCACATTTACTTAAACAcacttacatttaaaatattattgcaaacattttcttacacaggaacacacagacacaaacataaacagagtGAACAAAGCTACATGTACACTCGTTTTTTTTTGCCtagtgtgttttcagcttaAACACTTTGGAGAGCGGTGCTTTTGCACTAGAGTAGATCAGATACGATTCTCCTTTAGAGCTAAAAAACTCCCAGTCACTGCACCCAATCGTAGGGAGCCAATGAACAGGAACAAATCCTTCATATCCCTGCCacctaaaaacaaacagagaagaagaattaaATGAAAGCTGTATTTGCATCTGCTTAACAAAGGCTCTTAACCCAAAATTAGCTAGGTCCACGTGAATCCTCAAATGTCAAAAGTGTCACTAGTCTGGCTCACAGGAGGAAAATAGATCTACATTACAACAGCACTAAATTAGAGGGGACTCAGAATGGATGAATTATTTCACACTGGTAGGGGTTTTGCTGACAAGTTGAGTACCTGTAGAGAATGCTGTTGAGAGAGTAGGATTCTCCGTTGTAGGAGTTTGCGACAACCAGAAAATATTCTTCCCCGAGGCTGAAGAACTCCCAGTCCACTGCACTGGAGAGACGGAAATGTATGTGGTGATGACGAGTTGTTggagcagcagcaaaaacaggttattacacagaaaatgttttcataatctGTCAAAAGCACATACACTTGGCATATCAAAGTGTTTGCATATCTGTACCTGTAGGTCATAATATCCTGGAAGCGGACAAACAGCTGTCCATTCATGTCCAGTTCGTAGATGGTGGAGTTGATGGCATATTGACTTGGTCCGTTGCCATGGAGCCTGTGTCCATTGGCAACGGCTAAGAAGACTCTACTTCCAATTTGAAACATTTCCCAGTCTGTGGCGCAGAACGTCTAGATTGACAATGAGGGAGAAACCatatatgtttttactttagtaaaagatTTGAGTACTTCTATGACTATTGCTTGCTGAGAACATGGAGACAgaaaagtggaaagaaaaacagctcataaagtaatatatgtaaaacaaatgCCAAAATGATATAATTTCACTCATATCTGGATGCTATTACATGATTAATTTCCACCTGCCCCAAGGTGCCTCGCATCCAGCTGTGGAGTTCCCCTTAATCATCTCCTTATGATTTCTCATGGGACTATCAATGTGTCAACACTATTTCCTCAAATGTGGCTATTTGATTCACTATGAGTTACATGCCAAAGCGCTGCTATCACTCAAGCAAATCATGGCAAACCGCACACCTTTATTTTTGGCCCTGTGGCCGCATGGACACGCCTGTTCTTTGCTCCCCATATCTCTTTCATTCCAGTTTTTATCTCTCCCCGTTTGTGTTCCCTTCCTTCTCTGCTTTCAGACAAGACGGTTTTTCATACTTATCTCAAAGTTACAGATCTAATCAGAGGAAATCAAAGCCCAGCTGCGGAGAAGATAAAAGTTGTGCTGCAAAATGCTACACTAAAGTGCTATTATGTCTAATTTACCCCCACACTCAAACACCTTATGAATTCCCCCtttattttgtgcttttcaGGCATTTTTAAGGCAAATTCTGCATGTATTTTGCCGTTTTATGTTCACCACATACCTTAATTGTCTGAAACACCTGGAAGCTTCCGTTGACCCAAACGTAAATGACTGAGTCTACAGAGGTGGTCACTCCATCGAAGGCATTTGCGACCACCAGGAAATGGTACGGTCCCACTGTGAAGAACTCCCAGTCGTAGGCCCCTGAGGTCGGCAGCATCTGGTGAACCTCAAAAGACTTTGTTAACCTGTTCCATTTGTATATCACACTGTCTATAGTGTGATTAGTGTCACCTGAAAGACAaaccagaaagagagaggatgaaatAGGGTAGGTTTATATTTTGTGAACATCATGCCAAGATTTCTGGAAGTAAACAGGTAGTCATTTCATGGATATTTAGTTTTTACCTTGTCTGTGGTTGGCCACAGCGAGATAGGTTTGTCGGTTGATTTTAAAGGCCTCCCAGTCTCGTGCACAGTGGGTCTGCAGAGTCTGGAACTGCACAAACCGTTTTCTTGTTTTGCTCCACTTGTAAATCACAGAAGTGTCAGTCAGTGATTCTTTCCGCTTATCTGGCCCACCGCCAGAGTTAGATACCACCAGAAAAATCTAgatcaaagtaacaaaacacCGGGAGTATCAGCTTCGATTCATGTTGCATAACCCATGTCTTCCTTTCTGTCATACCTTTTTTCCCATGTTAAAGTGTCTCCAAGCCAGTGCTCCATATGTGCTGATATTCTGGTAGAGTTGGAAACCTGTGTGGCTCCACAGATACACGGCTGAGCCAGAAGTTGACCTATGAGCCATCGCAGCCATCAGACCCACGCCAGCTACCTGGAACACCTGAAGATTGgataaaaaatttttttttttaaaaaggttttccTAAACTTTTTGGACAGCCTTAATGTATAGAAGAAGGAAATCACAGGATGGTAAAAATCAAGGCTGCACACATTTTATGCAGAAATCTAATCCACCAAACCAACTAAGATTGACCAGATTACATTTCAGGAATGGACACCTTTCTACTCATGACCCCTTTGTCAAAGGATGTATATCTTTTGTTTCACAAGAAAAgtctgttaaaataaataattttgtatagctataaaagacaaaatatttgCCTTTTAACTTGtgcctttgtttttcttaagtGTAAGCACAGTGAGTATGCTAGTATGGACACAactaatatatgtaaatattaatattttagaaAGCTGAAGGATACCTCTACATCATGTGTCTCTGAGCTGGTGGTGAGGACCTGGTGTTCCAACACGTAGTCAAGTTGTTTATGATCTGATTCGATAAGGAGGTGAGAATTCTGtcaattttaaacaaaatataaatgtgcttCTGAGCGGATGGTTGGATGTTGGATTCTCACCCTCCAGCACGGTGATCCACACTGTACCGTCGCAGAGGTAAAGGCCTTTCTTGAGCGGATTGAACCACATCTGGCCTTGTACCAGCTCTGAGCACGACCGCTCCAACCCAACTGACACTCGCTCCCCTGTTTCTGAGAGTTCATGAtcaagacacaaacacaggcagacaGTCAGCAAGGCAAGGAAGCAGGAAAACAAATATTGTCATGGCTTTCATCATACTGTATGGAAATTCTTGTAGAAAACGTCCGCAAGTTACCATAGGAAGTCACATCGGTATGACCCTCCCTCCCCATGACAGGAAGGTTTGAGAGAAGTGATGGTACTGACAGGACTGCTAGTTGGGGGTCAGAAGAGGGGCAAATCTGATGGGTGGCATCCGAACCTGGCACCAAAACCAGCTGGCGCAACAGACCCTGTGCATGGGGCAGCAGATGAGTATCAAAACAAGTGACTGTTTTAGAgaaaaattattaataatgtgttttagcAGCTTGTTTTTCATGAAAGTTAGTGATAAGGAAATATATCTCTTACTGAATACAAGCCTTTCCATCTCCCCCGACTGCCAATGTGGATTTCCGATCCCTGAATGTTGAGATCTGAGGGGAAAGGCCTGGAGGGAACACTGTGTGCcataaaaagacataattaTTTCTCATAGCTGAGCTAAGTTGTTCTTTCTCGTTGAACATAATTTAAAGACTATGTAATTAAAGTACTCTCCTCCATTCTTCTGTTTTTAGGACTGAGACAGGAATCTTATTATAAAGGCACCATACGGGAGCTGATATTTCTCCCCTTCTGTGAGCCAGAGGCAGTTTCCACTGAAAACCATCTATCACACACTGTCAGGCTACTGTGATATGGCTGCAGGGTGTGAGCAGATTGGAGCAGTGCCATTGTATTGTGGTGAAGGATCTACTATCCCTCAAGGGAAttcagaggaaacaggaggagaggatggtAGGAGATAGACAGTGTACCCACCCAGTGAACAGAAGACAGAGATCAGcaagaaaaataacatgaacTTACATTTCCAGGGGTGTGCCGCAGTCAACTGTGAGCCGGACACGTTGACTACCAACACCTAAAACCAGAGTGTGCCACTGGTTGTCAGCCATTCGGACACCTCGAAACATCCAGTGCTCTACGACCCCTCCGTGACCTCTAAAAAGAAAGTGCAGGCGTTTTTGGAGAACCTCAGTCCCAGGATAACCCGTCCAGGTTTTTCATTACTCTTgactctcctcttctcctccatccctccatgtCGTTCTTCTTCACTGACAGTCCTCTCTTTAttcttttccaaaatgtaacctttatcgttctcctcttcctcctccccaaCTCCTCTTTTCTTTACTTGCTCTGGCTCCATcaaggaaaaaatgtattcatttatctgCAAGGCAATTGGGAAAAACATTTAGACACACTGTACTCAGAAGGGATGGAAAGTcaaaaagtatatttactcaagttcTGAAGAGCTGTAAAGATACGTcatttaatcaagaaaatagtccacagattaatcaataatcaaaacaatattGTTAGTTGCAACTcgttttataatttaataacataTTTCAAAAAGGGAGATTATGTACTTTTTACACCGCAACTGCTTCTACATCACTACTCAGAATTTTAAAAACTtccagtgggttttttttatactacaGAAGTACAGTGCATTGTTACATAAGATATACTCTGCTCTGCATCGCTCTGTAATGAGCACTTTTACTAGATGTTGTAAGTACATTTAGTTGAGATTCCTTCTGTACTACTGTAATATTTTGCACTCAGGACTTTCatttgtaacagagtattttctcACTCAGGTTTGATGCTATCGCTAAAGTAAAGAAACAGAGTACTTCCTCAACTACTGGTATTCACTATCGACAAACTTGGATGCTGACCTTTGGGGAAATGCTAGTGACTTTGAGTGTCACAACAATGGAGAATTCTTTGGGAAACAGGTCGCAGTCCACCAGCAGCTGGGAGGAGGGAAAGCTTGTGGAGTTATGAGGGCTTAAGAAATGCACCCCCCTCACCCCTCCAGCCTGCTTCATGTGCACCCCTGCTAGGAGTTTGGAGGGGTCCCTCTCCAGGACAAAAGACAAGAGATCCAGAGGGAGCAAATCTGCAGACAATGAGCAAATAAAGAGGTCAGGAAGATCGTTTTATTGCTTAAGCCCTTTTTATGCAGAAATTCCTAGACTATAAACCAGTTGTTTTTCTCTAAAGAATCCCTGAGATTAAATGGATAGCAAAGAATTACCAAGATTATCTGCTGCCCTAATTATGTGAATTTCAGATTGTTCTGCAAGTTTTTTAAAACGTATTTAAAGTTTACCactaaaaaatggaaaaactctCAAAGGCATTTGGggaatgtttgtgtatttactcAGGTACTGTATTCATTTGGAAAGTACTTGTTCTTTAATTgtgaattttcttttcatgttgtaCTTAATACTTTCTCTCTATTACAATTCAAAGggacatattgtactttttacgaactatatttatttgatcgcttagttactttacaaatcaAGATTTTTGCatacaaaatgtatgaaaagattataaaacatgatgccaatacaatatatacaagtAAAGCTGAAATAGTTAGTCAATTAAATATATCATCATTCTGTCTTGATAATTTTCCATGCAAAATCttttaaatgacaataattgtgcatttttcattttgggctctgcctgataataataataataataataataataataataataataataataataataataataataataataataataatgataataatagtaataatgattattataataacatttctCACCATCTTCTTAATTTTTACAATCCAAACAATCAATTGATtattcaagaaaataatcagcagatgaatccataataaaaaatgtatgttatcaCTTAATCATTTCATCCTGTTAAACATTTGTATGAAATTGCCATAGTTAGCATATGAGTTACGgcaaaaactgtgttttgtgaagtcacagtgacctttgacccccaaaTTGTTATCAGTTCAACCatgagtccaagtggacgtttgtgccgaatttgaagaaattcatCAAGT contains:
- the LOC129103046 gene encoding LOW QUALITY PROTEIN: thrombospondin-type laminin G domain and EAR repeat-containing protein-like (The sequence of the model RefSeq protein was modified relative to this genomic sequence to represent the inferred CDS: inserted 1 base in 1 codon), coding for MKKSTAELISRVLISNRLFVMTSLIIVHLLLLGLRAIDTTGDTWRRCTDLLPLDLLSFVLERDPSKLLAGVHMKQAGGVRGVHFLSPHNSTSFPSSQLLVDCDLFPKEFSIVVTLKVTSISPKINEYIFSLMEPEQVKKRGVGEEEEENDKGYILEKNKERTVSEEERHGGMEEKRRVKSNEKPGRVILGLRFSXKRLHFLFRGHGGVVEHWMFRGVRMADNQWHTLVLGVGSQRVRLTVDCGTPLEIVPSRPFPSDLNIQGSEIHIGSRGRWKGLYSGLLRQLVLVPGSDATHQICPSSDPQLAVLSVPSLLSNLPVMGREGHTDVTSYETGERVSVGLERSCSELVQGQMWFNPLKKGLYLCDGTVWITVLEDHKQLDYVLEHQVLTTSSETHDVEVFQVAGVGLMAAMAHRSTSGSAVYLWSHTGFQLYQNISTYGALAWRHFNMGKKIFLVVSNSGGGPDKRKESLTDTSVIYKWSKTRKRFVQFQTLQTHCARDWEAFKINRQTYLAVANHRQGDTNHTIDSVIYKWNRLTKSFEVHQMLPTSGAYDWEFFTVGPYHFLVVANAFDGVTTSVDSVIYVWVNGSFQVFQTIKTFCATDWEMFQIGSRVFLAVANGHRLHGNGPSQYAINSTIYELDMNGQLFVRFQDIMTYSAVDWEFFSLGEEYFLVVANSYNGESYSLNSILYRWQGYEGFVPVHWLPTIGCSDWEFFSSKGESYLIYSSAKAPLSKVFKLKTH